TAAGAGACGAAGATAACTCATGGACTGGATTGAATGGGGTTAATTGAGCCATGGGCGCGATCGCCGGTAAGGACTCCATCGAAACAAGACCAATAATAGAAGCTAAGGCAATTTGAGAAAACATAACTATTCCTTTAGTAAATGATATCAACTCCGAATAATCAGTTACAGTATGTCATTGCGAGTGGAGCGCCAGCGGAACGAAGCAATCTCGATCATCTCGGTAATCTTGGCGTTTCCGCTTCGCGGACATGAAAGCGAAGCTTGCGCGTTTGGGCTTCGCGGACATGAAAAGCGAAGCTTGCGTGTTTCGGCTGTCGCCGACATGAAAGCGAAGCTTGCGTGAAACGCGAAACGCGAAGCGCGAATGCTTCCCTCCGGTCGCAATGACAAGTGTTTAAATGGATTTGATATGACTATTTTAGTCTCATTATTTTCCATCTCCCCATCTCCCCATCTCCCCATCTAACTAAGCTCTGGGGGGAATGCGATACCACCCATACCAGTGATGCACGGCTAACCAAATGACCGATAGGAGGGCAGCTAAACTTAAGGTTAACCCACTGTAGGGAACGAGTAGGCCCAAAACGGGTAAAACGGCTCCGGAAATGGTGGCAATGAGTGCCGCAGCAGATTCGCGCCGGTTGTCGCCTAATCCCCAGGCTAGGGGGAGTAAAACGCAGGAGAGGAGAATCCAGGAGAGTTCTGGGTTGATGACGCGACTGGCGTAGGTGAGGGCGAAAATACAGGCGAAAAACACGCCACAGGCGATCGCCACATCGCGCAGTTGAAGAGGTAAGGATAAATACAGCAAGCCAATCCACCAGAGCAATAAGCCGGGAGTGAGCAACAGGAGCCGGGGCAAGACTCCGGTTCTGCCTACGGGATTAGTGGCGGTAAAGACACCGAAGGGATTACGGACAGAAACGTTATCTTCAAATACCCAGATAAACCGTTTGCCTTGTCCTTCTTCTGAGGTTTGGGTGGGGACAATACCACTGGCAAAATCGGCTTTAGGGAAATTGGCGATCGCCGTTAACTGAAAATTAGATAACAATTGTCCATTGGCATTATAGACCCAGCGCGGAGACCCTTGAACTTGATAGGTGACCCGAAACTGGGCAGTTTCCTGGGAGTCTAAGGGAAAGGGAAACCCATAATCTCCCGGATTAATCGCCTCTAACCGCTCTCCATCCCGCTCGACGCGAAAATTCTGGAGAATCGTATAGCCATAGGGAGGTTGGATTTCAAAGAAAAAATCTTCCCGCTCTCCTAAAAGATTAGTGACTTGATATTGAGCATCAAAGGAAACCTGATAAACCGGTTGATTGGTTTGCACATTAATAGCCTGATTGAGCAATACATTAATCTCAGAGGCTTCTAAACTCAAGTAGCGATTCACCTCTCGCACCTCTTCGACTTCGATATACTCACCCTCGACATAGCGGTTAAACGTATAAGTTTCGGGGATGGTGTAGCGCACTTGGGGAGCCGGTTGTTCTAATCGTTCCCCCGTCAGGATCTGGGCAGATTCAACGACTTTGGCTTGTTCCCAGTGATGATAGCGGTTCGCCAGAGTGGTACAGAAGAAGAAGCCGATCGCGATCGCCATCAACAGTACCACACCATGTTGCAGGATATCCAGCAGCAGATCGTAGCGTTGTAACCATTTATGCGTCCAATCGGAAGGATCTCGATCTCGTTGCAGAGCAAAACCCAAAGCTGCTAACACTAAACCAAATCCTGCCACCACGAGAATTAAAATGAGAAAAGCCGTAAAAAGATGACTGCCAAACTGCATTAATTCATCGGCATGGGTAAGATCGGGTAAATTGGGAATACCTTCAGGAAGTCTAAACATATTATTTTAGAGTGGAGAGGGTAACAGGGTGCTTCTCATGCTGGACATGAGACGAAGACAATTAAGCTTTGATCATCTAATGTCCACTATCGACTATTCACTGGCTATGGATCACCATCAGAGAGATGAATCTCCAATTGAGATCTTGGTGGTTGATGACACTTCAGCGAACTTAAGTGTACTCAGCCAATTGTTATCTAAGGAAGGCTATAAAGTGCGAGTCGCTCGTAATGGTGAGTTTGCCTTACGTTCAGCGCTCTCGTCTCCTCCAAGTCTGATTTTACTGGATATTATGATGCCAGAAATGAATGGCTATCAAGTTTGTGAACGTCTGAAACTGAACTCGATCACCCAAGATATCCCAATTATTTTCTTGAGTGCCTCGGATGAAATCTTGGATAAGGTGACGGCGTTTGGAGTGGGAGGCGTAGACTATATTACCAAGCCCTTTGAAAGTATAGAAGTTTTAGCCAGAATTGAAAATCAGCTCCGGTTGCGATCGCTGCAACAGCAACTGCAAAGCCAAAATCAGAATTTATACGCAGAAATCGAAAAGCGCAAGGCGATCGAAGCTTCTTTAGCTCAATCCCGTTCTTTGTTATCGGGAATCTTAAATAGTTCCCTGGATGCTATTGCTGCCTTAGAAGCAGTCCGAGATCAACAGGACAATATTATCGATTTTCGCTGCTTATTGCTCAATCCCATGGCCTATCAATTATTAGGTAAATCCCAATTACAGGGTCAATCCTTACTGCAAGTCCTGCCGGGGTTAAAACTCGATGGGTTATTGGAGGATTTTATTTGCGTAGTAGAAACTTCACAAGCGATTCAAAAAGAAATCTATTATGCCCATGATAATATTGAAGGTTGGTTTGAGATTTTGCTGGTGAAGCTTGGAGATGGGTTAACGGTGACGTTTCGAGATATTACGAAGCGCAAACAAATTGAGTTAGCCCTGGAAAAAGCGAATTTAGAATTAAGTAATCAAGCTAATGTGGATGGTCTGACTCAAATTGCGAATCGTCGCTATTTCGATCGGTATTTGGCCGAGCAATGGCAACAGTTGAAGGGGGAGCAACAGCCTTTAGCCTTAATTTTGGCAGATGTGGATTATTTTAAGCTCTATAACGATAATTATGGCCATCAAGCGGGCGATCGCTGTTTAATTAAGGTCGCTCAAACCCTTTCCCATCATTTACCAGGTGCGGCAAGTTTAGCGGCTCGTTATGGGGGTGAAGAATTTGGGGTGATCCTTCCCCAGACTTCCCTAGAGCAAGCAATACAAGTTGGGCAAACCATTCGCCAAGCTATTCATCAACTCAGGCTCGATCATGCCTATTCTCAGGTGAGTTCCTGGGTAACCTTAAGTTTAGGGGTGAGCGCGGTAATTCCTGGCGATCGCGCAAGCGATGCGGAGCATTCTCGCCAATCCCCGGAGCAGTTAATCGCCCAAGCCGATCGCGCTTTATACCAAGCCAAGGAGAAGGGACGCGATCGCCTAGAGTGCATGATATAGCGCTTCGCGCTAGGGAATAGGGAATAGGGAATAGGGAATAGGGTTGTGGTACATGGCTTTGAGCCTTTAAGACTGTACACCATAACAGCGCTTCGCGCTGTAATTAACAATTAACAATCAACAATTAACAATTAACAATTAAGGCCAATCGACCCATGACCTATTAGCTCGCGCGAAGTGCTACAGCGCATACAGCACTTTGCTCTGTTATGGAATACAGGGTTGAACGCTCAAAACGTTTTGCAACAAGACTTTTGCCTTTTGCCTCTTGCCTTTTGCCTAGCGCGAAGCGCTATAAATATCTTGCCCTCGTCCCAAGGCATAGCGGAGGGAGTGGGGTAAGTCTTTGCTTGATTGAGTTAAGAACACCAGTAAACCCAGGATCAAGATAACGGTGATACAGATAAATAGGGTTTGATAGGAAAAGGCTTCGGCAATCAGACCCGCCATGGGGCCGGCTAGGGCGATACCGAGATCGAACCCTCCTAAACAGAGACCAAATAAACGTCCCCGTTCATGGGGATAGGCGCGATCGGCGATAATGGCGGAAGTGGTGGGAATGAGGAGGCCAAAACCGGCTCCTTCTAAGAATCCGGAGATCAAAAACAGCCAAGGGGTATGGGCAAAGGTAAGGATGAACATGGCGATCGCGTAGAGGGAGAGACTGAAGGTAATAAAGATCCCTCGACCGATGCGATCGCTTAATGGGCCGGCGACTAAACGAATGCTAAAACTGGCGATCGCGGCGGCGGTAAAAAAGAATCCGGCGTTAAAGTTGACTCCAGTTTCCTCCATTAAGAGGGAAATAAACGCACTCATCCCCCCAAAAGCCAGACCCACATGGAGGAGAACCAGGCTTAAAATGCGAATGCGGGGACTCAGTAGTAAGCGCCATAATCCGGGTTGAATGGCGGGTGAGGAGTCGGTTTTCTTTGAGGGATTGGTTCGCCGATTTTCTTGGACTTGAGTCATAATCAAAAAGGCGAGGAATCCGAAACTCGCGGTTAACAGAAACAGATAGCGATCGCCAAAAGCCTCTTGTACAAATCCCCCTAAAGCGGGGCCAAAGGCCACACCGACGGGATTAATCAAGCTCATGTAACCGAGAACTTCACCCCGATTTTTAGGGGGGGTGATATCGGTGACTAGAGCAATATATCCGGTCGTAAAGGCTGCCAAACTAATGCCGTGAAAGCTCCGCACAATCATCAGGGAGGAAACCGACTGGACGAGGAGATAACCGAGGGGAGCGAGACCACAAACGGCTGTCCCAATCAGGATCACCAGTTTGCGACTATGACTATCGGCGATCGCCCCAATGGAAGGCCGAGCTAATAATAGACCAATGGCAAATGCTCCCATGACAAAGCCCAGTTGTTGATCTGCCATTCCTAGCGATCGCAGATAGAGCGGTAAAGTCGGCAACAAAGAGCCAATACTCGACCAAAACAGCAAACCTGCTGCGAACATTAACAGCAGGTTTTTTCGCTCACTGGCGCTTAGGGCTAGAAAAACCTTCATACACTCCCCTAGGATCAACCCTTCTTAGTATAGTCATCGTCACCCGATCCTGGGGGAAACAAAAAAAACAGGGCAATCCTGCCCTGGGAGTGAAGATGGAGTTGGAAACGATGGAAACCACGAAATCTTTTAGACCACTTGCCGAGAAGCCAGCTTCTCTAGATCCGCTTGGGTTTGCTGAAGGAGCTGCTCCCGACTGTCAGCAGTCTGTTTATAGTTGGGGAGCAAGTTGCGAGCTTGTAGCGCCATGTGAAGTTGGAGGTGGGCCACATACTCACTAAAGTCTTCACGATGTAACGAGTTTTGGGTTAGGTTCTGCTGTGAATTCAAAGTGTTCTCCTGCCGCTCCGATCGCTGCTTTGCCAACAGCAACGAGCGTATCATGGCTTTTTGGGGAGGTGAACCCTTCGCAATGAAGCTTAACGATCGCCACAGATTTTAGTTACAAAATGTAAACTATCGTTTCAGCTAGAGACTAAGAAACCCCTGTTTCCACTGATTCTTTCTGAGAGAGTCGTTTACGCTGCGGGGAAACACCTTGAGAAACGGGAAGCTCCATCTGAAACTCTGCCCCCTCTCCGGGTTCAGAACGACAGGATAAGCGCCCCCCATGCCGTTCGACCACAATTTGATAGCTAATAGACAAGCCTAAACCGGTTCCTTTACCAACCGGTTTAGTGGTAAAAAAGGGATCAAAAACTTGCTCTTGAACCCCAGGAGACATGCCTGGGCCATTATCGGCTATTTTAATGATCACGCGATCGGGCTGGGATAAAGTCGTGGTAATCGTTAAGGTCGGTAAGGGTTCCTGGCTAGAGTCCGAGGTAATCACGCGCCGATCTTCTAAGGCATCAATACCATTGGCTAAAATGTTCATAAACACTTGATTTAAGTAGCCCGGATAGCATTCAATTTTAGGTAGGGTTGCATAATCTTTAATCACCTGGATTTCCTGCATCCCTAGCTTAGATTTGAATTTGTTTTGTAAAATCAACAAACTATTTTCAATTCCTTCATGTACATCGACTTCCTTTAGTCCATCTTCATCTAAACGGGAAAAGTTACGAAGAGACTTAACAATTTCCCGAATCCGTTCTGAGCCTGATTTCATGGAGGATAAAATTTTCTGAAAATCTTTCAAGACAAATTCCAATTCAATCTCTTCCATAAATTCGGCAATCTCCAAGGGATGCTCTGGATAATGTTTTTCGTAGAGTTGAATTAACGTTATGAGGTCTTCGGCATAACTTTTAGCTGGCGCAATGTTAGCATGAATAAAGTTAATGGGGTTATTGATTTCATGGGCAATTCCCGCGACTAATTGCCCCAAACCAGACATTTTTTCGGCTTGAATCAGTTGGCTTTGAGTCGCTCGCAGGTTTTTCAGGGTAACTTCTGCCGACTCTTTAGCCTGTTTGAGTAATATTTTTTCTTCTTCTAACACTTCAAATAACTCTCGGACTTGGGCCGTCATTTGATTAAAGGCGGTGGCTAAAACGCCTAATTCGTTAGATTCTGTGATTTTGACTTGTGTATCAAAGTTGCCTTCACGGATTTGTAGGGCAGCTTCTGTCAAATCCTTGAGGGGTGAGAGAATGCGATGGGCACGATAAAATCCGATCGCCATAGAAATTAGTGTAATAACAAACAAAGTTAGTCCCGTAATCCAGAGCATTCTGGCGATCGGGGCATAGGCTTCTTTTACGGGCAACTCAACTACTAACTTCCATTGTACACTGGGAATAATGGTCGTTGCACCTAAGACTTTTCGATCGTAGAGGCCTGAATAAATATTCAGTTGAGTATTATTTCGGGGCCAAAGATACTGCAATAAGTCTGGCTCAGAAACTTGTTGCAACTCAAAGTTATCCTGCCTCATTCCTGTTTGGGCAACGATCGCATTACGATTATCCAAGATATAAGTATATCCCGTTTGTCCAACTGATGTATTTGACACAACAAAACCCAGGAACCTTAAATCAATTTCAGCCATCAACACACCATCAACCCGATCCTCTTCATTACGAATCGGCACTGATAAGATTGTTTTCGGCGATCGATCTTTAGGATCGAGATAGACAGACGAAACATACTCTTCTTGCCGCTCAAAAGAGCGATTAAACATCTGAGAATTAGCCATATTTTGACCAGAATTAATAGTGCTACTCGGATCGAGAAATACTAAATTAATAACTTTACCTTGACGATTAATGATGCCTACCGATCGATAGGCATCATTATGACGAATCAAGCCTTCTAGTAAAGTGGTTTTAGTTTTATCATCTAAATTCGTCAACCCTCTAACTCGCGCTAAATATCCTAGTTGTCTCTGAATATCATCCAAATAATTGTTAATTCGACTCGCTGCTAATTCCGAACGTTTTTCTTGTAACTCTTGGTTTTTATGTAATTCCGATTGATAGCTCAAATACCCCAGGATTGCTCCTGTGATTACCACACTGAACAAACCAACCAAGATCAAGCTATAGCGGAGTTGATTGGAGAGGGAAAAAAATCGTAAAAAAGATTTTTTAGAAGGACTTGACATGGGATTATTTTGCGACTATTTTATGTTTCATTATTAACCATGAATCAATCAAGGTGCAATTAATATTGCACCCATCATCACTTGATTGGGAATCTGATTAAATTGTTCTTCTTGTTCAGGAGTCAAGGAACCGCGAAACGGAGCAAAATCATAAATTCTTTCTTTTAAGCCAAATGTATACAACTTGCCCTCCCAACGTCCTTGTTGCATTAATGAGGAGAGATTCGAGTTTGAGCGATCGGCTGCGATCGCTACTATTAGGGTCAAAATACTGATAACACAAGTAACAATAAATAGTTGATGACGCATATTCAAGGTTATCCGATCGCTCTTTGCTGATGCCGGGTTATAACTTGCACAGTAGTTTCACTGATCTATTTTAGCTTATTATTCTGAAAAAATTGTGAAATCATGAATTTTTATTACGCCCCTCCGTCCAAAAAAGCTATCATGGATAAACCTTCTTGATTAACATACACTGACTTAAAATTTAGTTTGCATTAACGCTCTGTTGTTCCCCAGTTGGGAATTCTCTTTTGCTTTCACCCAACCCATCTAATCATTCAACGACCCAAATAATCACCCTGGAGATCCCAAAGATGAGAAAAAGAGTTAACAATAGCAGATATGCCAATACATCTTGGTGGCTGTATTCTTTGGTGGTTAGTACCCTCATCCCTCTCTATGGAGGGTTGAACACCCCAGTTGTAGCACAGTCGATTATTCCCGCTCAAGATGGTACAGGAACATTTGTTTCCCCAGGGAATAATCAACAGTTTAATATTCAAGGGGGAACCCAAGCGGGGCAAAATTTATTTCATAGTTTCCAGCAGTTTGGATTAACCCAAGGGCAAATTGCCAACTTTATGGCTCAACCAGATATTCAAAATATTTTGGGTCGTGTGGTTGGTGGCGATCCCTCTATCATTAACGGATTAATTCAACTGAGCAATAGCAGCGCCAATCTATATTTAATGAATCCTGCCGGTATTGTATTTGGGCCCAATGCCAGCTTAAATGTGCCCGCCGATTTTTATGCCACGACAGCAACGGGCATCGGATTAGGACTCGATCAATGGTTTAATGTGGTGGGTGCAAATGATTGGAGCGCTTTAACGGGAGAGCCGACAGCGTTTAAGTTTGAGGGGGCTAATCCGGGCAGTATTGTTAATCTGGGGAATCTACAAGTTAATGAGCAGCAAACCTTGGGTTTAATTGGCGGTAATACTCTCAATTTGGGCACTCTATCTGCACCGGGGGGAAAGATTACGATTGCTGCGGTTCCGGGAGAAAAGTCCGTCCGTATTTCTCAAGAAGGCCATCTCTTAAGTTTAGATCTACCACTGAATTCGGAAAATCCTCATTCCCAAGCTATTACTCCGTTAAGTCTTCCGGAATTATTGACGAGTAGTTCATTGAATCATGCTGAAAGGGTAACGGTAAATTCCCAGGGACAGGTGGTGTTAACGGGATCGGGGATTACCCTTCCGGAAATGTCGGGGTTGGCGATCGCCTCCGGAACCATCGATACTTCTCATATAACCGGTGGAAATATCACCATTTTAGGCGATCGCGTCGGCATCATCGATGCTCAGATCAACGCCTCCGGAACCCAAGGTGGCGGAACCATCAACATCGGCGGTTCCTTCCAAGGAAAAGGCCCCCTTCCCAACAGTAACTTTACCCTCGTTAATGACAATAGCATCATCAATGCCGATGCCCTCCTGAATGGAGACGGGGGAGAGGTTATTATCTGGGGCGATGACACCACCCAATTCTTCGGAAGCATTAGCGCCACAGGAGGAGAAAATTCAGGCAATGGGGGGTTTGTCGAAGTTTCCGGTCTATCCTTCCTAGACTACCAAGGAACCGTAGACACCACTGCCCCCCAAGGACAAACCGGAACCCTACTCCTTGACCCCACCAATATTGAAGTCGTCCCTGAAGGCATTACCAGTGATTTAGAGGATGTCGATGAATTCAGCGATCCAGACTTAGATGAACCTCTTCCTCTGACAACAATTAGCGTCAGTGCAATCAATAATGCAGAAGGCAACGTTATCTTACAAGCGAGTGAAAATATTACCTTCAGTGAAGCAGTGAATATGACCGTTGGATTTGTGGGACTCACTGCTGAAGCGGGAAGCTCTATCGATGTTAACGCCAGCATTACCACCGATAATGGCAATCTTACCCTCGATGCTCCCACCATCAATGTTAATGCTCCCCTGAGTACAGGGGGAGGCTTTGTTTCCCTGCAAAATAGCACTGCATCCAGCAGCTCTTCTATTACCGTCAATCAGAGCATTACGACCAGTGGGGGCGATATTTTCCTCGGTGGTGCAACGACAGCAGATACTCCAAATATAGATGTGAATGCAGCACTAAATACAGGAGGTGGAAAATTTAGTGCGATCGCCAATCAGATGACCGCAGGAAACATCGCCACCAGTGGAGGTGCAGTTACTATAACCGCCAATGGCGCGATCGCCATGGGCAGTCTTGATACCTCTAGCACAAGCAGTAGTGGCGGCAATGTTTCTTTAAGCGCTCTTCAAGATATAGAACTCACCTCAATTAATACGGAAGGGGGAACCACTGGAGGCAATGTCGAGCTAACAGCCAGTGGTTTTGTGAAGGTCACTGGCACATTCACCGCAAACAATAGTGAAACTGCCAGTATTTCCACTATTGGAGATACAGAGGGTGGAACCATTACCATTACCCATGGTGGAAACGGCGAAACACCTTTTATTGTCGGTGATGCCACCACTAATGGGACAGCAGGCGCAATTACCAGGGGCACAGATACAGAATCCACCATCAGTATTACCAACGAATATCTAGAAAGCCATACCCAGGATAGCGATCGGATTCAAATTCTGACGACTACCCCAACTCCAACCCCAACTCCAACCCCAACCCCAACCCCAACCCCAACTCCAACCACTGAACCAGAACCCCCTCCAGGAGATCCCACAGCTCCACCGAGTGGCGACCAACCTCCACCAGATGGAGGAGAGCAACCCCCACCAGATGGAGGAGAGCAACCCCCACAGGATGGAGGAGAGCAACCCCCACAGGATGGAGGAGAGCAACCCCCACAGGATGGAGNNNNNNNNNNNNNNNNNNNNNNNNNNNNNNNNNNNNNNNNNNNNNNNNNNNNNNNNNNNNNNNNNNNNNNNNNNNNNNNNNNNNNNNNNNNNNNNNNNNNGCGACCAACCTCCCCAGGATGGAGGCGACCAACCTCCCCAGGATGGAGGAGAGCAACCTCCACAGGATGGAGGAGAGCAACCTCCCCAGGATGGAGGGCAGCAACCTGCCCAGGATGGAGGGCAGCAACCTGCCCAGGATGGAGGGCAGCAACCTCCACAGAATGGAGGACAGCAACCTGCCCAGGATAGAAGGGTTAACCAGTTGAATCCCACCCAAGAAGGTTTACACAATCCTACATCCCCCAATCAGCAGGTAGGCGATCGTGGCCCCGCAAGCCCTGCCAGTCAAGTGGGGGAACCCGGTTTACAAAATTCTCGCGGTGGAGAACCGACCCTACAACAGTCTCCCGATCGCCAAACTCAAGGGGCCGAACCCTCACAAGACCAACCTGATACCAGACAAACCGACCAACCCCAAGACACACAAGAGTCTGGTGAACCGAGACAGAATACTGCTAATGGTTCTAACCGCCTTGCCCGGTCAGAATCCTTACAAGTTGCTCGCAATAACATTGATACTCAATTGGATGCAGGGAATTTAGATCAAGCCACCTTATCCATTGATAACTTATTCATGGAGCAATTATCCCTGTATACCGGAGAAGAGTTTAAAGTTGATGATGACATTCAATCGATCGCCCAATTCCAAGAGCGTCTAGCTGAAATTGAAGAACTGACCGGCAAAACCACAGTAGTCACCTATGTTTTGTCCCGCCCGGATCAATTGGATTTCATCTTAATTACGCCCAGAGGTCAAGCAATTTATAAAAGTGTTCCCAATATTCAACGCTCTGAAGTCCTGGAAACGATCCAAAACTTTCGAGGCGAATTAACCAATCCCCGTAAACGCAATAGCACCAGCTATTTGCCCTATGCTCAACAACTGTATCAATGGTTAATTGCCCCCATAGAAGATCAGTTAGAAGAGGCAGGAACCGATGTTTTAGTCTTCAGTATGGATGTGGGATTACGGTCTATTCCGGTAGCGGCCCTGCATGATGGGGAACAATTCCTGATTGAAAAATATA
The sequence above is a segment of the Roseofilum capinflatum BLCC-M114 genome. Coding sequences within it:
- a CDS encoding sensor histidine kinase, which gives rise to MSSPSKKSFLRFFSLSNQLRYSLILVGLFSVVITGAILGYLSYQSELHKNQELQEKRSELAASRINNYLDDIQRQLGYLARVRGLTNLDDKTKTTLLEGLIRHNDAYRSVGIINRQGKVINLVFLDPSSTINSGQNMANSQMFNRSFERQEEYVSSVYLDPKDRSPKTILSVPIRNEEDRVDGVLMAEIDLRFLGFVVSNTSVGQTGYTYILDNRNAIVAQTGMRQDNFELQQVSEPDLLQYLWPRNNTQLNIYSGLYDRKVLGATTIIPSVQWKLVVELPVKEAYAPIARMLWITGLTLFVITLISMAIGFYRAHRILSPLKDLTEAALQIREGNFDTQVKITESNELGVLATAFNQMTAQVRELFEVLEEEKILLKQAKESAEVTLKNLRATQSQLIQAEKMSGLGQLVAGIAHEINNPINFIHANIAPAKSYAEDLITLIQLYEKHYPEHPLEIAEFMEEIELEFVLKDFQKILSSMKSGSERIREIVKSLRNFSRLDEDGLKEVDVHEGIENSLLILQNKFKSKLGMQEIQVIKDYATLPKIECYPGYLNQVFMNILANGIDALEDRRVITSDSSQEPLPTLTITTTLSQPDRVIIKIADNGPGMSPGVQEQVFDPFFTTKPVGKGTGLGLSISYQIVVERHGGRLSCRSEPGEGAEFQMELPVSQGVSPQRKRLSQKESVETGVS
- a CDS encoding diguanylate cyclase domain-containing protein, whose protein sequence is MSTIDYSLAMDHHQRDESPIEILVVDDTSANLSVLSQLLSKEGYKVRVARNGEFALRSALSSPPSLILLDIMMPEMNGYQVCERLKLNSITQDIPIIFLSASDEILDKVTAFGVGGVDYITKPFESIEVLARIENQLRLRSLQQQLQSQNQNLYAEIEKRKAIEASLAQSRSLLSGILNSSLDAIAALEAVRDQQDNIIDFRCLLLNPMAYQLLGKSQLQGQSLLQVLPGLKLDGLLEDFICVVETSQAIQKEIYYAHDNIEGWFEILLVKLGDGLTVTFRDITKRKQIELALEKANLELSNQANVDGLTQIANRRYFDRYLAEQWQQLKGEQQPLALILADVDYFKLYNDNYGHQAGDRCLIKVAQTLSHHLPGAASLAARYGGEEFGVILPQTSLEQAIQVGQTIRQAIHQLRLDHAYSQVSSWVTLSLGVSAVIPGDRASDAEHSRQSPEQLIAQADRALYQAKEKGRDRLECMI
- a CDS encoding CHAT domain-containing protein; this encodes DQPPQDGGDQPPQDGGEQPPQDGGEQPPQDGGQQPAQDGGQQPAQDGGQQPPQNGGQQPAQDRRVNQLNPTQEGLHNPTSPNQQVGDRGPASPASQVGEPGLQNSRGGEPTLQQSPDRQTQGAEPSQDQPDTRQTDQPQDTQESGEPRQNTANGSNRLARSESLQVARNNIDTQLDAGNLDQATLSIDNLFMEQLSLYTGEEFKVDDDIQSIAQFQERLAEIEELTGKTTVVTYVLSRPDQLDFILITPRGQAIYKSVPNIQRSEVLETIQNFRGELTNPRKRNSTSYLPYAQQLYQWLIAPIEDQLEEAGTDVLVFSMDVGLRSIPVAALHDGEQFLIEKYNLGLIPSVLLTDTKYQSLENAEVLAFGASEFSEQAPLPAVPVEIETITNNLWRGKGFLNNDFTRNNLVSQREFAPSAIIHLATHAEFNSGSPQNSYIQLWNEQLTLDNLRTLGWNNPQVELLVLSACRTAVGDPSAELGFAGLAVQAGVKSALASLWYVSDEGTLALMTQFYDYLRNAQLKSDALREAQLAMLRGEVRIEGGQLRASRGNVALPPVLAGNVAERPLAHPYYWSGFTMIGSPW
- a CDS encoding filamentous hemagglutinin N-terminal domain-containing protein, producing MRKRVNNSRYANTSWWLYSLVVSTLIPLYGGLNTPVVAQSIIPAQDGTGTFVSPGNNQQFNIQGGTQAGQNLFHSFQQFGLTQGQIANFMAQPDIQNILGRVVGGDPSIINGLIQLSNSSANLYLMNPAGIVFGPNASLNVPADFYATTATGIGLGLDQWFNVVGANDWSALTGEPTAFKFEGANPGSIVNLGNLQVNEQQTLGLIGGNTLNLGTLSAPGGKITIAAVPGEKSVRISQEGHLLSLDLPLNSENPHSQAITPLSLPELLTSSSLNHAERVTVNSQGQVVLTGSGITLPEMSGLAIASGTIDTSHITGGNITILGDRVGIIDAQINASGTQGGGTINIGGSFQGKGPLPNSNFTLVNDNSIINADALLNGDGGEVIIWGDDTTQFFGSISATGGENSGNGGFVEVSGLSFLDYQGTVDTTAPQGQTGTLLLDPTNIEVVPEGITSDLEDVDEFSDPDLDEPLPLTTISVSAINNAEGNVILQASENITFSEAVNMTVGFVGLTAEAGSSIDVNASITTDNGNLTLDAPTINVNAPLSTGGGFVSLQNSTASSSSSITVNQSITTSGGDIFLGGATTADTPNIDVNAALNTGGGKFSAIANQMTAGNIATSGGAVTITANGAIAMGSLDTSSTSSSGGNVSLSALQDIELTSINTEGGTTGGNVELTASGFVKVTGTFTANNSETASISTIGDTEGGTITITHGGNGETPFIVGDATTNGTAGAITRGTDTESTISITNEYLESHTQDSDRIQILTTTPTPTPTPTPTPTPTPTPTTEPEPPPGDPTAPPSGDQPPPDGGEQPPPDGGEQPPQDGGEQPPQDGGEQPPQDG
- a CDS encoding MFS transporter gives rise to the protein MKVFLALSASERKNLLLMFAAGLLFWSSIGSLLPTLPLYLRSLGMADQQLGFVMGAFAIGLLLARPSIGAIADSHSRKLVILIGTAVCGLAPLGYLLVQSVSSLMIVRSFHGISLAAFTTGYIALVTDITPPKNRGEVLGYMSLINPVGVAFGPALGGFVQEAFGDRYLFLLTASFGFLAFLIMTQVQENRRTNPSKKTDSSPAIQPGLWRLLLSPRIRILSLVLLHVGLAFGGMSAFISLLMEETGVNFNAGFFFTAAAIASFSIRLVAGPLSDRIGRGIFITFSLSLYAIAMFILTFAHTPWLFLISGFLEGAGFGLLIPTTSAIIADRAYPHERGRLFGLCLGGFDLGIALAGPMAGLIAEAFSYQTLFICITVILILGLLVFLTQSSKDLPHSLRYALGRGQDIYSASR